One region of Olleya sp. Hel_I_94 genomic DNA includes:
- a CDS encoding FG-GAP-like repeat-containing protein has translation MKKPLLTILICLVTFIIKAQTNSNSCLDTNTDTAIVGPGTFTLNGIIDGTEIPSPICAANGTGATNGEWYRYIPTNDYSVTISTDLTQNSGKDTRVHIYSGACGSLTCVAGDDDSGTNFLSVATFNVIVGTSYYIAFDDKWSDSGFDWELTEGAVVIPPPPAPVTFSQQSLSTNGSNRAVVDMNGDFLDDVVAVTATNININYQLATGGFNTVNIATTSADFTPNWSLAAADYDANGYTDLLYGAGQGVTFMKANDTGTGFTEISGSEYVFSQRSNFADLNMDGHLDAFVCHDVEPTVYYINDGNGNLQYYQSTVGTAPFNLGDYASGGHYGSIFVDYDNDGDSDMFIAKCGGEEARRKNQMYRNDSYYDASNTLVVNYTEVASQIGLSDPMQTWSSSWGDFDNDGDMDVFVGASSGTHKLMRNDLDTTTGIVTFTDVTTGSGVLDMTATGIENVTYDFDNDGILDLASNGNILIGNGDMTFNLYTGLLPTAGSFGDLNTDGFIDAFSSDGSIYMNDTTINNWITLNTVGNVSNINGIGARITIETTLGSQIRDVRSGDGFRYMNTLNTHFGLGTATTITSLTVEWPSGIVDVILNPTVNQTLNIIEGQNQLSIDEFLLSDLILYPNPTTHSLNLNIENQHLNNAAYVVFDMNGRQVLKGKLKTNTIDVSNIQSGNYILKINSNGSIKAQKFIKH, from the coding sequence ATGAAAAAACCACTACTTACTATTTTAATTTGCTTAGTTACATTTATAATTAAAGCACAAACAAACAGCAACAGCTGCTTGGATACAAATACAGACACAGCTATAGTTGGTCCTGGGACATTTACCCTTAACGGAATTATTGATGGTACAGAAATACCTTCTCCTATTTGTGCAGCAAACGGAACTGGGGCAACAAATGGAGAATGGTACAGGTATATACCAACTAACGACTACTCTGTAACCATCAGTACAGACTTAACTCAAAATTCTGGTAAAGACACACGTGTACATATCTATTCAGGAGCTTGTGGTAGCCTAACCTGTGTTGCTGGAGATGATGATTCTGGAACTAATTTCTTATCTGTTGCGACATTTAATGTAATAGTTGGTACATCATATTACATTGCTTTTGATGATAAATGGAGTGACTCAGGGTTTGATTGGGAATTAACGGAAGGTGCAGTGGTTATTCCACCTCCTCCTGCTCCTGTTACATTTAGTCAACAATCACTTTCTACAAACGGTTCAAATCGTGCTGTTGTTGATATGAATGGGGATTTTCTAGATGATGTTGTTGCTGTTACAGCTACAAATATTAATATTAATTATCAATTAGCGACAGGTGGTTTTAATACTGTCAATATTGCAACCACTTCTGCTGATTTCACACCAAACTGGAGTCTTGCTGCTGCAGATTATGACGCCAATGGTTATACGGATTTATTATATGGAGCTGGACAAGGTGTAACCTTTATGAAAGCAAACGATACTGGAACTGGATTTACAGAAATTTCAGGCTCAGAATATGTTTTTTCCCAAAGATCAAATTTTGCAGACCTTAATATGGATGGTCATTTAGATGCATTTGTTTGCCATGATGTAGAGCCTACTGTGTATTATATTAACGATGGTAATGGTAATTTGCAATACTATCAATCAACCGTAGGAACTGCTCCTTTTAATTTAGGAGATTACGCATCTGGTGGACATTATGGATCAATTTTTGTTGATTATGATAACGATGGAGATAGTGATATGTTTATCGCCAAATGTGGTGGTGAAGAAGCTAGAAGAAAAAACCAAATGTATAGAAACGACTCTTATTACGATGCTTCAAATACATTAGTAGTCAATTATACAGAGGTAGCCTCTCAAATTGGATTATCAGATCCAATGCAAACATGGTCTTCATCATGGGGAGATTTTGATAACGATGGTGATATGGATGTGTTTGTTGGAGCTAGTTCTGGAACTCATAAATTAATGAGAAATGATTTAGACACAACAACTGGAATAGTAACCTTTACAGATGTTACAACTGGATCAGGAGTATTAGATATGACTGCTACAGGTATTGAAAACGTAACTTACGATTTTGATAATGATGGTATTTTAGACTTAGCTTCAAATGGAAATATATTAATTGGTAATGGTGACATGACTTTTAATCTTTATACAGGTCTATTACCTACAGCAGGATCTTTTGGAGACTTAAACACAGATGGATTTATTGATGCTTTTAGTAGTGATGGTTCAATTTACATGAATGACACCACGATTAATAATTGGATAACATTAAATACCGTTGGAAACGTTAGTAATATAAATGGAATTGGAGCTAGAATAACAATAGAAACAACCTTAGGTAGTCAAATTAGAGATGTTAGAAGTGGTGATGGATTTAGATACATGAACACCTTAAATACTCATTTTGGGTTAGGTACAGCAACCACTATTACAAGCTTAACCGTAGAATGGCCTTCTGGAATAGTAGATGTTATTTTAAATCCTACAGTTAATCAAACTTTAAATATAATTGAAGGTCAAAATCAATTAAGTATTGATGAGTTTTTATTGTCTGACCTAATACTTTACCCTAACCCAACAACCCACAGTTTAAATTTAAATATTGAAAATCAACATTTAAATAACGCAGCATATGTTGTATTTGACATGAATGGTAGACAAGTATTAAAAGGTAAATTAAAAACTAATACAATTGATGTTTCAAATATCCAGTCAGGTAACTACATTTTAAAAATAAATAGTAACGGAAGTATAAAAGCTCAAAAATTTATAAAACACTAA
- a CDS encoding aspartate-semialdehyde dehydrogenase, producing the protein MRVAVVGATGMVGEVMRKVLEERQFPISEFIPVASERSVGKSLSFNGKDYKIVSLQDAVNAKPDIALFSAGGSTSLEWAPKFAEVGTTVIDNSSAWRMDQDKKLVVPEINANQLTKEDKIIANPNCSTIQMVMCLAPLHKKYKIKRIVVSTYQSISGTGVKAVQQLENELNGVTGEMAYHYPIFKNAIPHCDVFEDNGYTKEELKLVNETQKILNDNTIAVTATAVRIPTAGGHSESVNIAFENDFDLAEVKTLLGQTEGVVVQDNLDTNTYPMPLYANGKDDVFVGRIRRDLSQANSINMWIVSDNLRKGAATNTVQIAEYLVKHNLV; encoded by the coding sequence ATGAGAGTAGCTGTAGTTGGAGCAACCGGAATGGTTGGAGAAGTTATGCGTAAAGTATTAGAAGAAAGACAATTTCCTATATCAGAATTTATACCTGTAGCTTCAGAAAGATCCGTAGGTAAATCACTTTCATTTAACGGTAAAGATTATAAAATTGTAAGCTTACAAGACGCTGTAAATGCCAAACCAGATATTGCTTTATTTTCGGCTGGTGGAAGCACATCATTAGAATGGGCACCAAAATTTGCAGAAGTAGGTACAACTGTGATTGATAATTCTTCGGCTTGGAGAATGGATCAGGACAAAAAACTAGTGGTTCCGGAGATTAATGCAAATCAACTTACTAAAGAAGACAAAATAATAGCCAATCCTAATTGCTCGACCATACAAATGGTTATGTGCTTGGCTCCTCTTCATAAAAAATATAAAATTAAAAGAATAGTCGTTTCAACTTACCAATCCATTTCTGGTACAGGAGTAAAAGCTGTGCAACAATTAGAAAATGAATTAAATGGCGTTACAGGAGAAATGGCGTATCACTATCCTATCTTTAAAAATGCAATTCCGCATTGTGACGTATTTGAAGACAATGGATACACCAAAGAAGAATTAAAGTTGGTTAACGAAACCCAGAAAATATTAAACGATAATACTATTGCTGTAACAGCTACTGCAGTTAGAATACCAACAGCTGGTGGACATAGTGAGTCTGTTAATATTGCATTTGAAAATGATTTTGATTTAGCTGAAGTTAAAACGCTTTTAGGCCAAACCGAAGGTGTAGTCGTACAAGATAATTTAGACACTAACACCTATCCAATGCCTTTATATGCCAATGGTAAGGATGATGTCTTTGTAGGTCGTATTAGACGCGACTTATCTCAGGCAAACTCTATTAATATGTGGATTGTTAGTGACAACCTGCGTAAGGGAGCAGCTACAAACACTGTTCAGATTGCAGAATATTTAGTAAAACACAACTTAGTTTAG
- the mscL gene encoding large conductance mechanosensitive channel protein MscL, translating into MLKEFKNFIMTGNVIEFAVAVIMAGALGQVINGFVNNVAMPFVGHFAGGIDFAAKKLVLDEAVVDAAGVVTKPENAIMYGSWINTIINLIIVGFIMFLIVKAYNKTKKPVEPAAPAGPSDNELLMEIRDALKK; encoded by the coding sequence ATGCTTAAAGAATTTAAGAATTTTATCATGACAGGAAACGTAATTGAATTTGCGGTTGCTGTAATTATGGCTGGAGCATTAGGCCAAGTAATTAATGGCTTTGTAAATAACGTTGCTATGCCATTTGTAGGACATTTTGCAGGAGGAATTGATTTTGCTGCTAAAAAACTTGTACTTGATGAGGCAGTAGTAGACGCAGCTGGTGTTGTTACAAAACCAGAAAATGCAATAATGTATGGTAGCTGGATTAATACAATAATTAACTTGATAATTGTTGGATTTATCATGTTCTTAATTGTTAAAGCATACAATAAAACTAAAAAACCAGTTGAACCAGCTGCACCAGCAGGACCATCTGATAACGAATTATTAATGGAAATTAGAGATGCTTTAAAAAAGTAA
- the alr gene encoding alanine racemase codes for MNKAQETVLEIDLKALKHNFKFLKSKLSGNTKFLAVVKAFAYGSDAVEVAKYLQQLDVDYFAVAYTYEGVALRDAGITTPILVLHPQPVSFDDIITRCLEPSLYSQRVLDLFIASAETHKQHNYPVHLKFNTGLNRLGFGLEDIFKIVETVSKTEAVHITSLFSHLAESEVLDDKAFTVSQIEHFKTIYKQVYAKLDYKPFLHLCNTSGIINYPEAHFDMVRSGIGLNGFGNDPNVNKHLKPITALKTNISQIHHIKKGESLGYNRAFIAQTDTKTATLPIGHADGIKRQYGNKNGFVTINNQKAYILGNVCMDMIMVDITSIDCNEGDEVIVFDNKYTAEALAENVQSISYELITAISQRVKRVFRR; via the coding sequence ATGAATAAAGCTCAAGAAACAGTTTTAGAAATAGACCTTAAAGCACTAAAACATAATTTTAAGTTTTTAAAATCAAAACTCTCCGGAAACACCAAATTTTTAGCGGTTGTAAAAGCCTTTGCCTACGGAAGTGACGCTGTAGAAGTTGCAAAATATCTGCAACAATTAGACGTAGATTATTTTGCTGTAGCCTATACCTATGAAGGTGTAGCACTGCGTGATGCAGGAATTACAACACCAATACTAGTATTACATCCACAACCTGTAAGTTTTGACGACATTATAACACGTTGCCTAGAACCAAGTCTATACTCACAAAGAGTTTTAGACCTTTTTATTGCTTCCGCAGAAACACATAAGCAACACAACTATCCTGTACATTTAAAATTTAACACTGGATTAAATAGATTAGGTTTTGGTTTGGAAGATATTTTTAAAATAGTTGAAACAGTATCTAAAACCGAAGCGGTACACATCACCAGTTTATTTTCTCATCTCGCAGAAAGTGAAGTCTTGGATGATAAAGCATTTACTGTATCTCAAATAGAACATTTTAAAACAATATACAAACAAGTCTATGCCAAATTAGACTACAAGCCATTTTTACACCTTTGTAACACCTCTGGTATTATAAACTACCCAGAAGCACACTTTGATATGGTAAGAAGTGGTATTGGATTAAACGGTTTTGGAAACGATCCAAATGTAAACAAACACCTAAAACCAATAACAGCTTTAAAAACAAACATCTCGCAAATTCATCATATAAAAAAAGGAGAAAGCTTAGGTTATAACAGAGCTTTTATAGCACAAACAGATACAAAAACTGCAACGTTACCAATAGGTCATGCAGATGGTATTAAAAGACAATATGGTAACAAAAATGGATTTGTAACCATTAATAATCAAAAAGCATATATACTAGGTAATGTTTGTATGGACATGATTATGGTAGACATCACTTCCATAGATTGTAATGAAGGTGACGAAGTTATTGTATTTGATAACAAGTACACTGCTGAGGCTTTAGCAGAAAATGTACAATCCATTTCCTACGAATTAATTACTGCCATCTCTCAACGTGTAAAACGTGTATTTCGTCGATAA
- a CDS encoding thymidine kinase, whose translation MFLENTVNQKEQFGWIEVICGSMFSGKTEELIRRLKRAQFAKQKVEIFKPAIDVRYDDEMVVSHDANEIRSTPVPAAANIPILADGCDVVGIDEAQFFDDEIVRVCNDLANKGIRVIVAGLDMDFKGNPFGPMPYLMATAEYVTKVHAVCTRTGNLAQYSFRKSANDNLVLLGETEEYEPLSRAAYYKATLREKVKHIKVEDAQEIDTKSKISNE comes from the coding sequence ATGTTTCTTGAAAATACAGTAAATCAAAAAGAACAATTTGGATGGATTGAAGTCATCTGTGGATCAATGTTTTCTGGAAAGACTGAAGAGTTAATCCGAAGACTTAAACGCGCTCAATTTGCTAAACAAAAAGTAGAAATCTTTAAACCAGCTATTGATGTTCGTTACGATGATGAAATGGTAGTATCGCACGATGCTAACGAGATTAGATCCACTCCTGTACCTGCTGCAGCTAATATTCCAATTCTTGCGGATGGCTGTGATGTGGTTGGTATTGACGAAGCTCAGTTTTTTGATGACGAAATCGTCCGTGTTTGTAACGACCTAGCTAATAAAGGCATACGTGTAATTGTTGCAGGTTTAGATATGGACTTTAAAGGTAATCCTTTTGGACCAATGCCTTATTTAATGGCAACAGCAGAATATGTTACAAAAGTACACGCTGTTTGTACCAGAACCGGAAACCTAGCACAATATAGTTTCAGGAAATCTGCAAATGACAACCTTGTTTTGTTAGGTGAAACTGAAGAGTATGAGCCACTAAGCAGAGCTGCATATTATAAAGCAACACTTAGAGAAAAAGTGAAACACATAAAGGTAGAAGATGCCCAAGAGATTGACACAAAATCTAAAATCTCTAATGAATAA
- a CDS encoding DoxX family protein → MKQTSIKTVLYWIVTILVCVIFLYSAQMYFFNIEMVEGFFKALNYPTYLVIPLAIAKILGVVMILWRKNKWLTEWAYAGFFFDALLATVAHYNAGHGLFGMSFYAVIIVLISYFLGLSVRQKNKLIV, encoded by the coding sequence ATGAAACAAACGTCTATAAAGACTGTGTTGTATTGGATTGTTACAATTTTAGTTTGTGTGATTTTTTTATATTCAGCACAGATGTACTTTTTTAATATAGAGATGGTTGAAGGTTTTTTTAAAGCACTAAATTATCCAACCTATTTAGTAATTCCTTTAGCAATAGCCAAAATACTTGGTGTTGTTATGATTTTATGGCGAAAAAATAAATGGTTAACAGAATGGGCTTACGCTGGATTTTTCTTTGATGCTTTATTAGCAACAGTAGCACACTACAATGCAGGTCATGGTCTTTTTGGTATGTCTTTTTATGCTGTTATAATAGTTTTAATCTCTTATTTTTTAGGGTTATCGGTTCGTCAAAAAAACAAACTAATAGTTTAA